GGAATGATGGTACCATCATCAGAAGCCTGTGATGTAACTTGTTTTTTAATTAGACTATCTACAAAGACACAGACCTTCCTAAAGCACTGTGTGGTTTAGAGGCTCTATAGCAGGAAAATAAATGAGGAGCAGCAATTAGAACAGTGTCACTGCTTTAAAACTTACTGAAGTAGGAAAAGTGGCTCAACAACTCGACATCTCTGCATAAACAGACACTCCAGCTTTACATTATATGTATTACTGTAGACTTGTGTAAGTCAATAAGCATCTTGGACCACTGATAATTGTCTGAAGATGATATCTACTGTGGGGCTTTAGCTACAGAAGTCATGCAATGTCACAACGTTTTAATGTTACATGTACATACCTGGTCATCGTCCTAGTTCATGagtaaaacaaaaccaaagtgcATATGATTAAGCTGTTTGTGAGATGAAATTGTTATGTGAATAACTACACAATCTCAAACCTCTCCCACTAAAGTAGACATGAAGGATGCTCTTACATGACGCGAATCCTCAAATGAAGACTGGTCTGCGGGGAGACGAGCTCTTCGCCCAGACTTTGCAACCTGGAAAACAAGACTTCAAGTTCAGACAATCAAATCTGGCAAATCCAATCACCACAAAagattttgtttgtgcttttgaatcAAGAGGTCAAAAGCCACGTGTGTCGATAAATAGAAAGCATATTTGTCATAGGCCtttataaatgtaaattttgCAGTGAGACATCAACACAAGGTTGACCATCAGGTCTTTATACACCACCCTACGTGCAGCATGGCGGTGCCAGCATCACGGGGTGTCTCAACAGAGTCAGGGAGGCAGATACTGAGATCTGGATGAACGGTTCAGCACGACAAGCACACATCCAGACAATGCTGGAGGGGGTGAGAACAAGTCCGTGACTGTCCTGGAGCGGCCAACCCGAACCGCAGACCAGAACCTCCTTAGGGGGACACGAGAACGCAGTTCAAAGACTCTTCCCATCCATCTGAAATACTGTTTGTAGAAGGATGGAGGTAGCAtagttttaatacatttataaataatataGTTTATGAAGCCACTTTACTTCAGACTTAACTGAAATATTTGAAACTCAATGTTGTCTGCTACAACTGAGATATGGGTAAAACCTTGTGTTTCGTGTTAGCAACATTCAGCTAGCATGGCTAACCCTGGCTAACGTCACTGTTTTGCAGATACTGAGCGATAAACCTTCGTGCTTCCTTTGACCAAACCGACACATAACAACATGTTTCGCTGGTGAGTGACACGTTAAAAAGCTAACGCTGCCTCTTTCACCGGCTAACCCTGGTTAGCACTGGTGTTGGAGCTAGCCCCTCCTAGCTATGTAGCGCTAGCTAGCAGCAGCCTCACTGGACCTTTAGGTGGTGAGCTCGGCTGCTTTCAATACACAAAATAGATGCTTGTGTTCCCTGCGTTGTTTTATCAATACAGTCTCCGTGACTTCAAGTATGCACTTACATTTTTTATCGCCGCAGCCTCCGAGAGCTGAAAGCTATCGTCCATCCCTGTCCTGCTAACTGCTGCTAGGCCCGACCAGCGTCTTCCTGGCGTCAACAACCGTCACGTAGCAACgctctccatggcaacggcggtAGGAGGAAAGCGTTCGTTACTGTCAGTAAATACTgtgcagagaaacagaaagaagccTATTCATGACAACTAAGCAGCTGTTTTCTCCCAAAGTGAAAAGACGAAGATAGAGATGGTGTTTACAAAGTTTGTAAAGCTTGCAAAGTTGCCGTGAAACGTTAGATAAATAAGAAAATATATACAAGTAGAAAAGAAGAATAGAGttggaataaaaaaatataatgaaaCCAGTTATGCAAATAATCCCCACCAAGATCACACAAACATTTCACAGAATCCACGTTTTACCAGAAAGCAACATTTTTCCCAGCCCTCCCATGTCTTTAACATTTTTGCCTCAACGTGCAACCAAAatatgctctgtgtgtgtttttctaatgaacaaatcTCCTGCATCTTCATGATCTCATGCCACAAAGTCCTGAGTctgagaaaggggttaaaataAGACCTGCTGTTCTGCGTTTTGTCCGCTAGATGTCCCTGTCGTGCATGTTTTaccgaggagctgcagcgtgtcTGGCTCGGATCCGCGGTGCACCTTCAAGAAAACCTTAACTTCGCAACCTCCATGTGCATTTAATTTCCATATACAGCTTTAGATGGTGTTGACACTGTTGTCCAAACAATTGTAGGCTATAAGTCTTTATGGTCAAAGGACAGCACTTAATTAATGGATAATAATAGGTCCACACTAAAACATTGCTTAACGTTACTTTTTATGACCGTACAAATTGTACTTATCGTCTCCAGCTGTAAAAAGGtgggaaaacaaacaactaCAACCACGATTCCCTTGACAAATCAATATAACGCATCAGCTGTGATCTTTCTACTTTACTTGATGTTGCGCAATCGCACGTCGTTCGGCGTTGCGCACGTTTTTAAAGCTTGCAGCTCTGgcaaagcaaaaataaacaaataaagtcCTTCAAACGCAATTCCTACACCGTGTAGCTGGAGATTTCATTGTCCGAGCACAGGTTGTAACTTGCAGGCCCTCCCTCGCAGAAACGTCACAGCTGGTGGCTATAAATTAGGAGCGCGCGTGGAGCGGACCTGCGTGTTTGAGGCTGCGCTGCGCAGAGACGGCGGAGAGGTGCGCAGCGTCCAGACGCGCAAGTGGATGGAAAGAACCCACTGCAGTGGAGAAACGCTGGTGCCCCGTGAGCCGCAGCAGACGGGGACAAACGTTTGCATGAGTCAAAGGGGAATCAAGAGTTGAGCTTAGTCTTCTTTTTCCACAATGGCACGGATTTTCTCTCCGGCTGATGCGCATTTTGCAAAGATGACATAGCACTTGAGAACATGGGATTCGTCCAGGACCAGAACTCACTCACGAcctgaatgaaaacagaaagggATTCTGCGCACATCGGACTCTAGTTTTGTTTTGCTCCCCCCTCATTTAACCTGACCCGCCGCGCGCGCGAGTCAACGCAGGGTGAAACATGAATCTGGCGAAAGCgcttctgtttttcctcctgtcacACTTTGTGACAATGACTTTGTCGCTCTCCACTTGCACCACTGTGGACATCGACCACATCAAGAAGAAGCGAGTGGAGGCGGTGCGGGGACAGATCCTCAGTAAACTCCGTATGACCAGTCCGCCTCAAACAACAGGTCCGAGTCAAGTCCCGTATCAGGTTCTGGCCCTTTATAACAGCACCAAGGAGCTCATTGAGGAGCTCGGGAGGGACAGGCATCAGAGCTGTGGACAGGATAACACGGAGACCGAGTACTATGCCAAAGAGATTTACAAGTTCAACATGATCAGTGGTCCGCCAGAAAACAGTAAGTTTATTGTTCCTGCCATTAAAGTCTTAGAAATCATTTGTGACGTGGATGGAGGCCTTTATTCAAAATGACCATCTGCTTTTCCCCCTATATTTATCAAGGTTTGTCACGCAACGTCGCGAAAACTATTGGCAACCACATCAGTAACGGGGATCTGGTTCTTCCACATGCCTTGAAGTCTGTGTAGTCTTTACGCACAAACGCGCCTCTGAGCGATGAAACGGTgcgcgagcgagagagggcAAAGTAAACAGTCTAATTGGAATAAGCGCCGTTCCTCACAGCTCACACCAAAGCATGGGAACTCCGGCCGAAGCCCGACACATTCCTGCGCAGGGAAAATTCTCAGGCAGTTAAATCTAATATTTATTGCCAACTCCAGGACCTAATTTCCGAGTTTCCCAATGCATTTTGTCTACTGCTGTGGACGCTGCTTCCACCGCTTCTTTCTTATAATGAGGGCCTCTGTTATGATCTAATTCCCCTCTCCATCCATATTTGTATTTCCTGCCAATCGTCACTGAGCCAGAAATCAGAAACAGAAGCTCACAGAGTCACACGTTCTTCAGCCAAAGTGGTGTTTTAAGTGAATGAGCTGGATTCGTATCTCGAGGCTCCGCGGCCAGTTAACGCTCGTAATCGCTGgtctgacatcaacaggtgtttGTGCGGCGTtgtgaggctgagcagaggCTCTGCCTGTTCCAGCGTAAGTCCCGAATCGAATCCATTTCACAGATTCCACAAACTGCTTCTGACATTTATAATACACAGGACGGGGTTTATCCACCGGTCAGAGGTGCAACCAGTTCCCAAAATAAACAGAGGTCTGAGGGGAGGAATCAGTAACGCGTTCTGCTGCTCTCACTCTGATGAGGAATATTCACCTGATGCTGGTGTGCTTTCAAACAACAGGAGGCTCATTTACAGCGGCACCACGTCTCTCTTACTGTTATGCAATTCAAACAGGGCTTGTTGCAGTCATGTCTGCGCCTCCAAAGTGATGCAGCGTCCTTTATTTATTGCTCCTCGTCGATATGATGAGTTTAGCATCCGCTGTTTTTGGATGGAGCCTCAGTCGTTTTCATGCCCCGTAAAAAGCATAACATTAAACTCAAACTCTTCTCATACTTCATCAAAACCAAGACGTTGGCTCGTCGCGACTAGATGAAGCCGGTTGAATTATTGTGAAAGGTCGCAGATTCTGGGAGGTCAGAGGTGGAGTCGCTCCTGCAGGCGAGGCGTCGGGGGAGCGTCATGTCCCTCACAGCGGGGTGTCTGATGCgtgggagagagaggatgatGTCATCTGAACAAACAGAGACAGTGGTCTCTGCTCCGCTCCAAAACCAACAGAAACCCCCGTCCTCAGCCCTAATTTAGTGTGAAGacctgttttcttcttcacagCTCATCCGTTCTGAGTGCTCTCATTAGAGGAGATAACGGAGCCGCCAAACAGATTCAGTCCTGCTCCTTCATGGCACCTGAACAGCTGAGCCGCTGGCGAGCACCTGCCTCCTCCCTGTTTCCGTTGTTCAGCGCCGCAGGTTCTGGAGACTGACATCACACACagtcctctgcctccagctttTTTTCTTAATCAGGGAGCTTCTGTGTCATGAGAAAGCAAAGTGTGTTGATGAGGTGAGGTCAGCAGCGTCTATGTGGCTACTGTGCAGCGTAACCACGTGGCGTCTGATTGGAGGATCATCTAACGGATCAATTATTAGCTCATAATAGGAGGCCATTAATCACCTGGGCATCATTGCGTTTGGTTTCTGCCTGGTTAAAAAATACGCTTTTACAAGCAGTTTAATGAAAATGCTGCTGGTAAAAATGAAGTGTTATGAGCTGAAACACGCTGAAAACACTGGGACACTTAAACACCAGAAATGAAAGCTGTAAAAGCTCATTCCCAATATTTGTCCTTCTTCAAGTCAAGCGTGTGTCAGCATTCATACGTATGTCTACAGTAAATTAGCAAGTGTATCTCATTCCAATTATACGAGCAGACCCCCTCCCTCACCAACATGGAACAAATTACCTTTTAGACCCATGGCAAAAAAAGCCATAATGTGAAATCCACCTAAAACCATTGCAATGGGAAAAATGAGGTCATCCAAAAGGAAACCAAAGACTTGATTAGAATTTCAAATCTCCCCTCGAAGTGGGGCTTTCCACCTACTGTGGGGGAGTCAGTGGTGGGGGGACGGGGGAGGAAAAGGCTACCGAGGTTCCCTCCTTATAGATTGTGTGGAAACACTGGATAGATATCTGGCCGAGGATAAATGCTGAAAAGGTCACCTATAAATAGGAAAGGTTGAAAAAAACCTTAGTGGAAACATCACATAATGACTGGGAGGACACTGAAATAGGATTATGGGTCAAATGAAGTACAGATACTTGGAGATGTGCGAGCTCTTTTTGCGTGACAGAAACAAGTGAACATCTGACTTTCCATTTGTCCTGAAACAGCTCGAGGTGCAAATCGGCTAAAGGTGCAATTCTCTGTTCAACCAGCAGCAAGTCTGAGGCTCTGGTAATAAATTAGCTCTGGCTTGGCTGTAAATGACTGTTTCCACTTGACTCATAAAACGCTCGCTACGCTCTTGTTTTGCTCAACACTGCATGTGCCTGgtctgttaaaataataaactgcTCAATGGTATTATGGCATGAAACAGAAGAGGGGCTTTGATACGACGGGAAGCTCTGCCGAGGGCTCACAGTGTGGCGTTTATTCAGCTGATTGGGCCCGAGCTGTTGCACAATCGCATCCACACGCCTCATTGGATCTTCAGCCAGTTCTTTATCCAGGGACGCGGGTCGGCGTCCTCTTGGGCCCTCAGCCGCGCTCCTCGTGGCTCTTCAGGTACTGTTTGCCCACATGTTCCCGTCCGAGCCCGCTCCCTGGCCCGGGTCCGAGCCCGCGGAGCACCTGTTAGGctccggagggggggggggggctcgctGCCGCCCCACTGCAGGCTGCTCCACCACCACACGAGacatttggttttcattttaTGACTTCAACTTGTTGCTAACTCGGACCGCACAAAGCACAAGCAGATGGTCTGTGGTAATGGCTCCCTGGAATGGAGCAGAAGTAGTTATGAGGATTAAAAGTGTTTTTGATCTGTAAACTATCTGACCTTGTAGAGGGAAATCCTCCGCTGTAAAGTGATCAATAATATGCAGGTAAATGCTGCTGACCGATGACACTGGAGGAAGAACAGGGACTTTTAAAGGGaagctgtgtgttgatgtgtgttgagTCATGGCTTGTGCTTCCCCTGCAGACGACCTCCCCTACTGCCCAAAGGGCATCACCTCCAAGGTGTTCCGCTTCAACGTCTCGGCCATGGAGAAGAACTCCACCAACCTGTTCCGGGCCGAGTTCCGGGCCTTGCGGATCCCCAACCCTGCTGCCAAGAGGAACGAGCAGAGGATCGAGCTctaccaggtgtgtgtgtgtgtgtgtgtgtttgtggggggtgtttacacatttaaagACCACTGCCAGCAGCCTGCCTCGGTGTGTGAGCGGTGGCAATGATGGAtctgattttttatttatttttcgcCAAGTTTCCTCATTAATCTCCCGTGAGAGACTAGGAGTAATGATCAGGTTCCAACATTTCCTGCCAGAGAGACTAGCGTCTCCGGACTGCATACCACCTCTGAGGCAAGGTTCTGGCCGGCTCTGAATACAGACTGTCAGGGCTCTAGATTGTTTCCAGGGGCCTAGGAGGAGATAGAGGCAGGGTCGCCCACTGGGGGAGTAAACggagccgctcgctcgctcgcccccaCACTCGTCAGGCTGGAGCTGATTGGCAGAGGGCTGACGCTGGCAGTCCTCGGGCCCCTGGTTCCCACAGGAAGGCAGATTAGAGGCTGACAATGTTCAGGAACCTGGTTATTGATAGCGTTGCTGCGGGGCTAAGTGCTGAGACCCACCACCGAACCTAAACACACGCATTTCTCACAGCAGATAAACACCTTGCTGGTGTGGAGATAGGGGTTTCTCAAACACTCCGTTGCATTTTCCCCCATTGTCATTTGGGTTCATTTGGAGTCTGGACATGAGACTTAAAGGTCGTGAACTATTTGACGGTGCATTTAAAGCCCAGCGTTGACTGCGGATGTAAAGGACGGCTAGGTTCTCATTGGCAGGAGGGTAACACACAGGCATTAACTTGCAGAATGGGGATATCAACACAGGGAGTCACTTTTTCCATGAAGAGTAGACGTTTGGCCCAAGGCATCCTGGAGAGTCTGGCTCCGACAGACAGCTCTGGTtctgtgcatgtatgtgtgtgagaggaagaGAGTTTGTGCAGCTGGGTCACATTTTCATCTTTCTTCACAGATCCTCCAGAAAGACGACCCCAAAGCCAAACAGCGCTACATTGGGGGCAAGAATGTCCTGACCAAGGGAACGCTGGAGTGGGTCTCCTTTGATGTCACGGAGACAGTGAGGGAGTGGCTCATGTACCGGCGTGAGTGAGACACCTCCACTTTCCCTTGCATCACACCTTATAACAGCTTTCCCAAGATTGAAATGAAGGGTAATGGCCTGAGGAAGGGCTCAGTTTTTGCAttcctctgctcctgtttccCCCCAGAAACCAATCTCGGCCTGGAGATCAGCGTGCACTGCCCCTGCCACACGTTCAGGCCCAATGGGGACATTATTGAGAATGCCAATGAGGTGCTGGAGGTCAAGTTCAAAGGTGAGCCGCGTCAAGCTAACGCTTTCATCCACCTATGACAAGGAGTGAAAAGACGTCCTCgctgtttgtgttcatggtCAAGAGCCTGATAACAATCCATTTGTTTAAAGAGTTTTATTTGCCTAATGTTCCAGATTGGCATCTTGACTTTTTGGTGCTGCTTTTAGGATGATTTGCATTACTGGGTCTGAGGAACAGTTAATAGGGTTCTGTAGAAACATCACCATTTTGGTTATTAGTCATCTCTGATTTCTTGTTCAGTCGTCAGATGCTTCTCTGATGTTGCTTCTCATGAACGAGTGCCTCATTTGGTGAGTTCACCTTGGTGGAGGTCCGTGAATAGCCACGACTTGGACGACTAGAGGGTGGACAGACCTTTGCTCCCAGACTGAAGCCACCTGGGGCTCAGTCTGAGCCCAGTCGGGCGGTGATGTTCCTCAGCGTGAATGGGAACGCTGTTGTAGCGGTTGCactttctgctctaaaagaaccACCACTCATCATGTTTCTCTAGCAGCGTTACTCTTTTGAGGGTTTCTATTTTTTCATTAAGATAATGATTTCCGTTAGAAGAGGAATACAGAGACCCCGAGCATGGGAATACATTTGATCTGGAATCTCACTTAGCACCGGGGCCCCCAGGCCCTCGGTCCTGGGAACACTCCGACTGGCTGGGCCACAAGGAATGTGCTGCCACGGTGCTCAGACGTTTGGCCCCAAATTAAAGAGGGGCGTATGCATCCACCAGCAGCGCCTCTCCTGAGATATCCACTGCTTTAGCTATCAGGGGCAGATTAGAtgagcagacacagactcaGAGGGGAGAGCGGAGTCAAGCAGGAAGTAGAGGGACGGTTGCGGTCGGTGGCTCTCTATAATTTTCCTCTGGATGAACTGATTTGCCTCTGCAGGTATGGACTATGACGACCTGAGCCGGACCAAGAAGCAAAAGGAGCAGCTCTACCCCCACCTCATCCTGATGATGCTCCCCCCCCACAGGCTGGACTCGCAGACGTCTTCTCGCAGACGCAAGCGGGCGCTTGACACCAATTACTGCTTCAAGTACGACACCGTCTCTTGTTTTCCATTGTCTTTGTGAAATGACTGCTCTGACAGCACCTGTCGTCTGTGGGGATCAGAGACAAACAATAGATGGCAGAGGAGAAGCGAAGGCATAGATGCAGCCTGTTAATCACTTACGGGAGCATGACACACGTACAGTACTAGCTGATACAAGTCAGGATTCTTCCCCAAACGAGCCAACGCTGCCTCCTATTAACACACTGTCTCCTCCGGTCTGGATTTCCTCTGTCAAGCTGACAGGCAGCACCAAAGACACCTGGGCTGACTCCAACAGGGGGAAAAAATAGGGCGCACCTCAGAGTGGAATTTCTGAGCTTGTCTCTTGTCTGTGGCTGCGAGGGCCGGGGAAGGGAAATGAATGCAACTGAACCTGTGTGACAAATTAAGAGCTTTTGCCACTTCTCTCTTGTCTGCAGCAATTATGAGGAGAACTGTTGTGTGCGACCACTATATATTAATTTCCGCCAGGACCTGGGCTGGAGGTGGATTCACCAGCCGGAGGGGTACTACGCCAACTTCTGCTCCGGCCCCTGTCCCTACCTACGCAGCGCAGACACCACCCACAGTTCGGTGagtgcgtctgcagcagcgcatTAGCACCCGACGCCGTCCGTGCAGCTCTAACTTCCatctctcctgcagctgctgagcctctACAACATGTTGAACCCTGAAGCGTCTGCCTCGCCCTGCTGTGTTCCTCAGGATCTGGAGCCCCTCACGATCCTCTACTACGTGGGCCGCTCCCCCAAAGTGGAGCAGCTCTCCAACATGGTCGTCAAGTCCTGCAAGTGCAGCTAAAGCTCAGGGCTCCGGGGCCCAGAGACACGGGATGCTCCCAGCACTACTCAGGAGCGGGTTGGAGCGAGGGTCGTCCTCCCGGGACCCCCCTCGGCTTCAGCCTGAGCTCTCACACAACCCACCATTCTGCTCCGACACCACTCCACCAACAGCGCCCCGTCAGACCTTCTGCCAACATCCAGCCacctcgtctccacgtcagcGTCTCAGCGTGTACGTGCATTTGAAACAGCCTGTACCTCAGCGTTACGTGACATTGGCCTTCGAAAGCTGTCTAAATGACACGACCACTGCATTCTGGAGGACGTACAAGTTTAGAGAAGAAGTGAGTGGGAATGCAGACTAAACTCTAGTAGCATAAAGTAATAGAAACACATCCCTCAGACACCTTTATGTCTGATGCTTCTACATCTCGGCTCCCTACACTGTTTATTTAGGGTTGAAtgctgttaaatataaatgaatgctAGGAAAAAACGAAACATGCTGGAAACCGACCTTTATTTCAAATAGTATTTCCATGGTTATGTTTACCTCTGTGATGCAACAGGACGGTGATCCCAGGGATAGTTTCATTTAAAGTGAAGCCTTTCTGTTGTATGAGACGATGTATGTCACTAAGTGAACAATTAACTAGATCACAAActgtaaaggttttttttttctttttactcttggaaacactttttttaattaaaaacatgacagatggaggaagaaTAGTTCTATTTTCATTATTGGTGCACTTTTGCTTTGGTTGAATATTCATTTATCTATCATTTATCTTTGAGCACATTATTTTAACAGGTAATGTGGTGAATAGATGAACAGTACAATTACTGATTTCTACAATTTCATATCACTGTCTGCTACAAAGGTTTTAAATGATTTCAAAAAATATTCCATTGTCGTGCATGTGTGTTGTAAACAatcaggaacaaaacagacCAAACGGTCAGACTGTAAACAACGTCTGTAACACCACAGTAGATAAAACACACTGACTTGGTTTCCTGTAATACAGCATGCACCGGCCCGAGCGGTAGTAAATCCACAACATGAAGATCAACATCAATCACTACAAAAAATCCATCGCCatcaaatgtaataaaactgCATTGGAAGCTACAATCTGTGCAAAATCACTGGTGTTCATCAGCTGATATGACAAAATACATGCAAGAAATTCAAGTATTCCTGACAGTTCAAACATATGCTGCCTCTACTGACaaagatgttttattatataaacGTGCCCTGAGTCGGCTCATCATGTGGTCCCATCAACGTTGTAGGCGAGGCCGTGCAAAACCATAATTCCTCATCATGTTACGTTTTAGGCTACAGAAAAGACCAAAGGGCCTTTTGGAATGatgtacaataaataaattatgttACAACGACACAATAATTGACTtattaaactaaaaataataaacttGGTCCATCCAAAGAAAACATCTCTACAGTTTACAGTAACAATCACAGGAGAATTATATTCTTAATAGGAAACATCCCTGTAACAGTGTTACATCACCCCTGTCAACAAGAACAAGGCAGCAAGCACTTGTATTAATAATTTACATTGTTCCTCTTGTGCCACCGAGCAGATGACACAGCCACGGGTCCAGTGTGGCAGACTGGCTTCCAACAAGCACCGTCGGTGTCTGACACCAGATGCTAAACATGGAAGGAGCAAATCAAAAACTGGCACCGTCACAGACATCtgtcaaaaacattttatgGCCAAAACACCCAGCTCAAATATTTGTAAAACTTTCAGGAAGCAAAGAATCAACATACATGGCAGGTGGTGCACATGCCCCTGCACCGGCAAAGAATAACACATTAAATCCTGCTGTTAAAATACCAACGGGTCGTGCAGAAGCATCTGCTGAGGGCTGTCTGTCAGTGCCATTGTTCTGTGGCATCAGTAACATCCAGAGACTGAGGGCAGGGATTTAGGTGGTTGGGATGTAGTGCAGCCAAAGGCGATGACGGGGGGGTGGATGGAGCTGACAAGGCCATCTGATGTGGAGCTGCGCAACCAAATCCCAACCTGCGTCAAAGCCCCCCATTCCTGGCCCGGCAGACCAGCCTCTCACATGTCTGAGGCTCCATCACAGAGAAATTAATAGGAGCCTGTTCGATGTCTGGCATGCCTTCATCTGTAGCTGTTGTCCTTTCCCAGAATACACCTCTGCGAGGATGTAGTTACATGCAGAGACACCTGTCAGGCCGGCAGAGCGGCAGGACGTGTCTCTGGTTGCTTTCATGTCATCTGCGGCTGGGCTCCTGGCCCTGGAACAGCTTGCGGTACACAGAAAGACCTGGAGAGCAACAGATGAAAGGAAAATTATTAGGTAGCAAGAAGGCAGCCAGAGATCGCACAGTACACACAGAAAGGTCTGTCAGCCCTGAAAGACGGCCTTTCAGGTGAGTCAAAGCCTCCTGTAACGGCTCGGTTGGCGTTTTTATGCTCTTGGTTAGTTGTTTATTGGAGGATTCGTTCATGCAGCTCAGTGCTCGGCCTTTTGTCTGGCTGCACGCTCACTTTCAGCCTCTCAGCTCACGTCTTATCACCTGGAACGTGGCCAGACATCCAGTAGAAAAGGCATTCCAAGGACAGttagtgctgctgtgtttgtgcttccaAACAGTATTCCCTTTCATTCCCTCTCCACACACCCTGTTTATTTTGGTGCTCTTTTACACCGTGGGGCCTGACTGAGCTGGAAAACGAAAACATCTCTCCGGCTTCCAATCTGATGACATGACCGCTGGAAGCAgcttcctccagcttcctccagctcagcagcaCAAAGATAAAGGGACAATAGTCTGCCTTCTAACGACACTAGAGCTGACGATGGGGAGGCGAGGGATGTAAAGAGGCAAAGTAACCACAAagtgtaaaataataattatataatcaGTGATATCATCTTATTATCAATAGTTATTTTAAACAAGTAGTGAAATTAAACAACCCCCTAGAATCCAACATGTAATAAATTAGATTGTATTCCACGACAGCCAGTCGTCCTTCCTTTCCCAACAaggcgccacacacacaccacagtatTTTGATAGAGAGGCCTGAGCTATCCGTCCTGACATGATCAGACTCCCATTAAAACGGCACAAGTGCGGCATTCATTTCCTTCTCAACCTAAAAGCAATAAATCTCCCCTCAGTCCCCAACAGCGAAGCCCTGAGAATGTGTGGAGagcagtggagaaaaggagCTGCCCGTCGAACTCTGCCTCGATTCCTGTCAAAAGATAACACAGGAGaaatgtggggggggggggtgagcggGAAAGGTTTTCAGAGAGTAAAGGGTTGTATgagcaaagagaggaagagattaAAAGCAGCACGAGAGCGAGATAAAGGGAGAGTGTGATAAATGACGGTTGACAGCTGATCAGAGAGAATGCTCTGCATTTGGACTGGCTCTAGCTCCCTGTCAGAGTGGATCAGGGCAGCTCAGTCATCTCGCTACAAAGGTACACTGGGCAGCCAGAAAGACCTGGCGCACTCCTAGGCTGCACAAAGGCTGTGGCCCTTCTAATAACAGCCTCCCCCTCCCACAACATCAGAAGGACTCTGTGTAGCTCCCACTTACATTTGCAGTGCCTGGTTAAACCTGCCCTCGTTTGGAGACGGgaccttttctgtcttttttgtgCCCCGAACGACGGAAAAAAAGGCATCCACA
Above is a window of Betta splendens chromosome 22, fBetSpl5.4, whole genome shotgun sequence DNA encoding:
- the tgfb3 gene encoding transforming growth factor beta-3 proprotein isoform X2, with protein sequence MNLAKALLFFLLSHFVTMTLSLSTCTTVDIDHIKKKRVEAVRGQILSKLRMTSPPQTTGPSQVPYQVLALYNSTKELIEELGRDRHQSCGQDNTETEYYAKEIYKFNMISGPPENNDLPYCPKGITSKVFRFNVSAMEKNSTNLFRAEFRALRIPNPAAKRNEQRIELYQILQKDDPKAKQRYIGGKNVLTKGTLEWVSFDVTETVREWLMYRQTNLGLEISVHCPCHTFRPNGDIIENANEVLEVKFKGMDYDDLSRTKKQKEQLYPHLILMMLPPHRLDSQTSSRRRKRALDTNYCFKTWAGGGFTSRRGTTPTSAPAPVPTYAAQTPPTVRC
- the tgfb3 gene encoding transforming growth factor beta-3 proprotein isoform X1, producing MNLAKALLFFLLSHFVTMTLSLSTCTTVDIDHIKKKRVEAVRGQILSKLRMTSPPQTTGPSQVPYQVLALYNSTKELIEELGRDRHQSCGQDNTETEYYAKEIYKFNMISGPPENNDLPYCPKGITSKVFRFNVSAMEKNSTNLFRAEFRALRIPNPAAKRNEQRIELYQILQKDDPKAKQRYIGGKNVLTKGTLEWVSFDVTETVREWLMYRQTNLGLEISVHCPCHTFRPNGDIIENANEVLEVKFKGMDYDDLSRTKKQKEQLYPHLILMMLPPHRLDSQTSSRRRKRALDTNYCFNNYEENCCVRPLYINFRQDLGWRWIHQPEGYYANFCSGPCPYLRSADTTHSSLLSLYNMLNPEASASPCCVPQDLEPLTILYYVGRSPKVEQLSNMVVKSCKCS